A DNA window from Moorella thermoacetica contains the following coding sequences:
- a CDS encoding ABC transporter substrate-binding protein: MGRLKKVALMALALILAVALIAGCGQQKSEAEKQGATGGNTINIGVNYELSGDVATYGTNSKDAILLAFEEINQKGGVLGGKKINAIVLDNGGKKEEAMSAAAKLITENKVVALLGPATSGATMAASTMATKYKVPIISPSATSPDVTVDPQSKKVRDYVFRVCFIDPTQAIVGAEFATKDLGAKKAAIIYSNSDEYSKGLYKVFKEEFAKDGGQVVAEESFNSGDQDFRPALTRVKDAGADLIYVPAYYGDVGKIVNQARELGIKVPMLGADGWDSPKLAEYAGGAANLNNTYFTNHYAASDPNPRLQAFIKAFKAKYNKEPDAFAALAYDTAYLLADAINRAGSADPEAIRNALASTKDFEGITSKITIDQNHNPVKDVAIIAMVDGKQTLKKKITH; encoded by the coding sequence GTGGGGAGACTGAAAAAAGTTGCTTTGATGGCCCTGGCCTTAATCCTGGCAGTAGCTTTAATCGCCGGCTGCGGCCAGCAAAAATCGGAGGCAGAAAAACAGGGTGCTACGGGCGGCAATACAATTAATATCGGCGTCAATTATGAACTCTCAGGCGATGTAGCTACTTATGGTACTAATTCCAAGGACGCCATCCTGCTGGCCTTTGAAGAGATTAACCAGAAGGGTGGTGTCCTGGGCGGCAAAAAGATTAATGCCATCGTCCTGGACAATGGCGGTAAAAAAGAAGAAGCCATGAGTGCGGCCGCGAAATTGATTACCGAGAATAAGGTCGTCGCCCTCCTGGGCCCGGCTACATCCGGCGCCACCATGGCGGCTTCGACTATGGCTACAAAATATAAAGTACCGATTATCAGCCCTTCGGCGACGAGTCCCGATGTGACTGTCGATCCCCAGAGCAAGAAGGTTCGCGACTACGTTTTCCGCGTTTGCTTTATCGATCCCACCCAGGCCATTGTGGGCGCAGAATTCGCTACCAAGGATCTGGGGGCCAAAAAGGCAGCCATTATTTATAGCAACTCTGATGAGTACAGCAAGGGGTTATACAAGGTCTTCAAAGAGGAATTCGCCAAAGACGGCGGCCAGGTAGTGGCGGAAGAGAGCTTTAACTCCGGCGATCAGGATTTCCGCCCCGCCCTGACCAGGGTCAAGGATGCCGGCGCCGACCTGATCTATGTACCGGCCTATTACGGTGATGTTGGAAAAATCGTTAACCAGGCCCGGGAGCTGGGTATCAAGGTCCCCATGCTGGGTGCCGACGGCTGGGATTCCCCCAAGCTGGCTGAGTACGCCGGCGGAGCAGCCAACCTGAATAATACCTACTTCACCAACCATTACGCCGCCAGCGACCCCAACCCGCGGCTTCAGGCCTTCATCAAGGCCTTTAAAGCAAAATACAACAAAGAGCCGGACGCCTTCGCTGCCCTTGCCTACGATACAGCCTACCTGCTGGCTGATGCCATCAATCGGGCCGGGTCGGCCGATCCGGAGGCCATCCGCAATGCCTTGGCCAGTACGAAGGATTTTGAAGGCATTACCAGTAAGATCACCATAGATCAAAACCACAACCCTGTTAAAGATGTAGCCATTATTGCCATGGTAGACGGCAAGCAGACCTTAAAGAAAAAGATTACGCATTAA
- the selB gene encoding selenocysteine-specific translation elongation factor yields MDYIVVGTAGHVDHGKTVLVKALTGVDTDRLKEEKERGISIELGFAPLTLPSGRQLGLVDVPGHERFIRQMLAGVGGMDLVMLVVAADEGVMPQTREHLAIIDLLQIKKGIIVITKIDLVEADWLELVREEVRQAVKGTVLEDAPLVEVSALTGEGIAELREQLDALAAVTPPRPAAGRVRLPIDRVFSVTGFGTVVTGTLWSGTIKVGDELEVQPEGLKTRARNLQVHGRTVKEARAGQRVAVNLAGIETEAVHRGSSLLTPGFLTPTYRLDASFKLLNGARPLANRDRVHFYLGTSEALGRVVLLDRDELNGGEEALIQLLMEKPVVASREDRFILRSYSPMETIGGGIIIDPVPPKHRRFQPEVLVSLQRRLEGSPEKILAQIIQEHREGLDWQEAATRASLSLEETRKLLQSMAAAGQVTLLRVENDLYAISTERYQAWWQAVTRALEEFHSRYPLRPGLAREELRSRYFSRLPARVYQALLEEWSREGRLQLAANTVALAGFTPSFSETQKKLLKDLEDKYRVSRWQPPSFKEVAGSFNLDPSELEELLHYLVREGVLVKINDEFYWHRQALGEAREVIKNLASTGPFGLAEARDALGSSRKYVLPLLEYLDQVKFTRRVGDKRVVVGN; encoded by the coding sequence GTGGACTATATTGTTGTCGGCACTGCAGGCCATGTCGACCATGGTAAAACTGTACTGGTCAAAGCCCTGACCGGTGTTGACACTGACCGGCTGAAGGAAGAAAAGGAACGGGGCATATCCATCGAACTGGGTTTTGCCCCCCTGACCCTGCCCAGCGGTCGCCAGCTGGGCCTGGTAGACGTACCCGGCCATGAGCGGTTTATCCGCCAGATGCTGGCTGGTGTCGGCGGTATGGACCTGGTTATGCTGGTAGTAGCCGCCGACGAAGGTGTCATGCCCCAGACACGGGAGCACCTGGCCATTATCGACCTACTCCAGATTAAAAAGGGTATTATTGTCATTACGAAAATCGACCTGGTAGAAGCCGACTGGCTGGAACTGGTCCGGGAAGAAGTCCGCCAGGCCGTAAAGGGAACAGTCCTGGAGGATGCGCCCCTGGTAGAGGTATCCGCCCTGACGGGTGAAGGAATAGCAGAATTACGGGAGCAACTGGATGCCCTGGCGGCAGTCACCCCGCCCCGGCCGGCCGCAGGCCGGGTCCGGTTACCCATTGATCGTGTCTTTTCAGTTACCGGTTTCGGCACCGTAGTCACCGGAACCCTCTGGTCGGGAACCATTAAGGTCGGGGATGAACTGGAGGTTCAACCGGAAGGCCTTAAGACCAGGGCCAGGAACCTCCAGGTTCACGGACGAACGGTAAAGGAGGCCCGAGCCGGCCAGCGGGTCGCGGTGAACCTGGCTGGTATCGAAACGGAGGCCGTCCACAGGGGCAGTTCGCTCCTGACACCAGGCTTTTTAACCCCCACCTATCGCCTGGACGCCAGCTTTAAACTACTTAACGGGGCCCGTCCTCTGGCCAATCGCGATCGAGTACATTTCTACCTTGGCACCAGCGAAGCCCTGGGACGGGTAGTATTACTCGACCGGGACGAGTTGAACGGGGGGGAAGAAGCCCTGATTCAGCTTCTGATGGAAAAACCGGTGGTGGCCAGCCGTGAGGATCGCTTTATCTTGAGGAGCTATTCGCCCATGGAGACCATCGGCGGGGGCATTATTATTGACCCCGTTCCCCCCAAGCACCGGCGCTTTCAACCGGAGGTTCTGGTCTCTCTCCAGAGGCGCCTGGAGGGTTCCCCGGAAAAAATTCTGGCCCAGATAATCCAGGAACACCGGGAGGGACTGGACTGGCAGGAGGCAGCAACCAGGGCCTCACTATCCCTGGAAGAAACCCGGAAACTGCTTCAGTCGATGGCCGCAGCCGGTCAGGTTACTCTGCTACGGGTGGAGAATGATCTCTACGCCATCAGTACCGAGCGTTATCAGGCCTGGTGGCAGGCGGTGACCCGGGCCCTGGAAGAGTTTCACAGCCGTTATCCCCTGCGGCCTGGCCTGGCCAGGGAGGAGTTGCGTTCGCGGTATTTCTCCCGCCTCCCGGCCCGGGTTTATCAGGCTTTGTTGGAAGAGTGGTCCAGGGAAGGCCGCCTGCAGCTCGCGGCCAACACTGTAGCCCTGGCCGGCTTTACTCCCAGTTTCAGCGAGACGCAAAAGAAGCTTCTAAAAGACCTGGAAGATAAATACCGGGTTTCCCGCTGGCAACCGCCTTCCTTTAAGGAAGTGGCGGGAAGCTTTAATCTCGACCCGTCAGAACTGGAGGAACTCCTTCACTACCTGGTGCGGGAGGGTGTCCTGGTAAAAATTAATGACGAGTTTTACTGGCACCGGCAGGCACTGGGGGAAGCCCGGGAAGTGATTAAAAACCTTGCCAGCACGGGTCCCTTTGGGCTGGCCGAGGCCAGGGACGCTCTGGGCAGTTCCCGGAAGTATGTTTTGCCCCTGCTGGAATACCTGGATCAGGTGAAATTTACCCGGCGCGTGGGGGACAAGCGGGTAGTTGTTGGTAATTGA
- the selA gene encoding L-seryl-tRNA(Sec) selenium transferase codes for MESRNLLRQLPAVDQLLQHPRLKDLSRENYKMVLALTRQVLDDWRLKIKNGATTIPDPGQLAREIENRYHEAGRSSLRPVINATGVVLHTNLGRAILSPAARAAALTAAGRYTNLEYDLEKGQRGNRYSHVTGLLKELTGAEEALVVNNNAAAVLLALSTLAAGRETIISRGQLVEIGGSFRIPEVMGQSGTRLVEVGTTNKTYIHDYERAVGPDTALLLKVHPSNYRIQGFTREVTTAELVELGRRVGVPVMEDLGSGFLIDLEAYGITGEPTVQAEINQGVDVVTFSGDKLLGGPQAGIIVGRRDLVAAMAGHPLTRALRIDKMNLAALEATLRAYRNPDRAVKEIPTLAALVALPEDLRLRAEELQKLLTSVLGSRARVGLMPTTSQAGGGSLPVTELPSWAITIRPEQGGAAGLVTALRRTDPPVLARVQDDLLLLDVRTLLPGEGEELARALVQALEGAVHGGES; via the coding sequence ATGGAATCCAGGAACTTATTGCGGCAATTGCCGGCGGTAGATCAATTATTACAGCATCCCCGGCTAAAGGATCTTAGCCGGGAAAACTATAAAATGGTACTGGCTCTTACCCGCCAGGTCCTGGATGATTGGCGCCTGAAGATAAAAAACGGGGCTACCACCATACCTGATCCAGGTCAATTAGCACGGGAAATAGAAAATAGATACCATGAGGCAGGCCGCAGTAGTTTACGGCCGGTAATCAACGCCACCGGTGTGGTTTTACATACCAACCTGGGCCGGGCTATTTTAAGCCCGGCCGCCCGGGCAGCAGCCCTGACGGCAGCCGGGCGCTATACCAACCTGGAATATGATCTGGAGAAGGGGCAGCGCGGCAATCGCTACAGCCATGTAACAGGGCTGTTGAAGGAACTTACAGGGGCGGAAGAAGCCCTGGTGGTCAACAATAATGCCGCCGCCGTCCTCCTGGCCCTGTCGACCCTGGCGGCAGGACGGGAGACCATTATTTCCCGGGGCCAGCTGGTGGAGATCGGGGGTTCCTTCCGAATACCGGAGGTCATGGGCCAGAGCGGTACCAGACTGGTGGAAGTGGGTACGACTAATAAAACCTACATCCATGATTATGAAAGAGCTGTGGGTCCGGATACGGCTCTACTGCTCAAGGTCCATCCCAGTAACTATCGTATCCAGGGGTTTACCCGGGAAGTCACCACTGCTGAACTGGTGGAACTGGGGCGCCGTGTGGGGGTGCCGGTCATGGAAGACCTGGGCAGCGGCTTTCTTATCGACCTGGAGGCCTATGGTATAACCGGAGAACCGACAGTCCAGGCAGAAATAAACCAGGGAGTAGACGTAGTAACCTTCAGCGGCGATAAATTACTGGGAGGACCCCAGGCGGGCATTATTGTCGGCCGCCGGGACCTGGTAGCGGCCATGGCCGGCCATCCTCTCACCAGAGCCCTGCGGATTGATAAAATGAACCTGGCCGCCCTGGAGGCGACCTTGCGGGCTTACCGCAATCCGGACCGGGCCGTTAAAGAGATCCCCACCCTGGCGGCCCTGGTGGCTTTACCGGAGGACCTGCGCCTCCGGGCCGAGGAGCTACAAAAATTGCTGACCAGCGTACTTGGTTCCCGGGCCAGGGTTGGGTTGATGCCTACTACCTCTCAGGCCGGCGGCGGTTCCCTGCCTGTAACTGAACTACCATCCTGGGCCATAACCATCCGTCCTGAACAAGGAGGAGCAGCCGGACTGGTAACTGCCCTCCGCCGGACGGACCCACCGGTCCTGGCGCGGGTCCAGGACGACCTCCTGCTCCTTGACGTCAGGACTCTGTTGCCGGGCGAGGGCGAGGAACTCGCCCGGGCCCTGGTTCAGGCCCTGGAGGGAGCCGTCCATGGTGGTGAGTCGTAA
- a CDS encoding Hsp20/alpha crystallin family protein, protein MSIGPWRPWRDLVTTRNEVLRNLFSGFGEIGPRIDVYQTDKEVVATVELPGLISRDDVEITATDDALTVRGEIRRNEEGEERNYYHSERFYGTFSRTVSLPAQVQPEKATATYKDGILDIRIPKAANQKQRRIPIDLH, encoded by the coding sequence ATGAGTATCGGACCCTGGCGCCCCTGGCGCGATCTGGTCACTACCCGTAATGAAGTACTCCGCAACCTTTTTTCCGGTTTCGGGGAAATAGGGCCCCGCATCGATGTCTACCAGACGGATAAGGAGGTAGTAGCAACCGTCGAATTACCCGGCCTGATTTCCAGAGATGACGTGGAGATAACGGCTACTGACGATGCCCTGACCGTCCGGGGCGAGATTCGCCGGAACGAAGAAGGCGAAGAGCGCAACTACTACCACTCCGAGCGCTTCTATGGTACCTTTTCCAGGACAGTTAGCCTGCCGGCCCAGGTGCAGCCGGAAAAGGCTACAGCCACTTACAAAGACGGCATCCTGGATATTCGCATCCCTAAAGCCGCAAACCAGAAACAACGACGCATCCCTATCGATCTGCATTAG
- a CDS encoding GerMN domain-containing protein, producing the protein MYLLNNQQTVYVNLTREFLDIKDARQADLAVKALVLTMTNLTNVKEVQILVEGNKVPEVAGVKLDAPLHRPDSVNSLLKDGNQKGVQVFFNDADARFFVPVTVAMPPGSSADNLPRAAVLALLAGPPADSGLIRTIWPGTRLLDFKVEGGLATVNFSRQVTGYGGGSAAETALLKSLLFTLTQFPDIDRVQILIDGKKKEYLPEGTAIDKPLSRPELLNPLNH; encoded by the coding sequence ATCTATCTTTTAAACAACCAGCAAACTGTCTATGTAAATTTGACCAGGGAATTTCTGGATATCAAAGATGCCAGGCAGGCGGACCTAGCCGTTAAAGCCCTGGTTCTAACGATGACGAACCTCACCAACGTCAAGGAAGTTCAGATCCTGGTAGAGGGCAATAAAGTACCTGAGGTAGCAGGGGTAAAATTGGATGCCCCTCTACACCGCCCTGACAGTGTTAATAGCCTGCTGAAGGACGGCAATCAAAAGGGGGTTCAGGTGTTTTTCAACGATGCTGATGCCCGCTTTTTCGTCCCGGTAACAGTTGCTATGCCGCCGGGGTCCAGTGCAGATAATCTACCCCGGGCGGCAGTTCTGGCCCTCTTGGCCGGTCCTCCTGCAGATAGCGGTCTTATTCGGACTATCTGGCCCGGGACCAGGCTCCTGGACTTTAAGGTTGAGGGAGGCCTGGCCACGGTTAATTTCAGCCGCCAGGTCACCGGTTACGGCGGAGGCAGTGCCGCCGAGACCGCCCTGCTAAAATCCCTCCTCTTTACCCTGACCCAGTTCCCAGATATTGACCGGGTACAGATTCTTATTGACGGGAAGAAGAAGGAGTATTTACCTGAAGGTACGGCTATCGATAAACCCCTGTCCAGGCCGGAACTCCTCAATCCCCTTAATCACTAA
- a CDS encoding GerMN domain-containing protein, with the protein MVLFTVLLLSLVLVINGCGRKAQAPAAINPGASEGPKEIRPLLYDRELDRVIVYYLTGDGRYLVPVTVNFNPTREVAKIAVEKLLAGPPG; encoded by the coding sequence ATGGTACTTTTCACAGTCCTGCTGTTAAGCCTGGTTTTAGTTATTAATGGTTGTGGTAGGAAAGCTCAAGCTCCTGCAGCAATTAATCCTGGTGCCAGCGAAGGTCCCAAGGAAATCAGACCGTTGCTCTATGACCGGGAGCTGGACCGGGTCATCGTCTATTACCTGACCGGAGATGGTCGCTACCTGGTACCGGTGACCGTTAATTTTAATCCGACCAGGGAAGTTGCCAAGATAGCAGTAGAGAAGTTATTGGCCGGCCCCCCAGGGTGA
- a CDS encoding YkvI family membrane protein: MALLMELAVAGALMGTMIGAGFASGQELVQFFLTLGTGAPAAVVLMTGLLMTSSFLVRHLALKWRTASYRDLMIMLLGNWYRPADVAITAFLFGGLAIMLAGAGAVARQYFGWPPLAGILACSGLALLGSLGRGRGVLILNSLLVPVMLGIIVLIVGLNWAPTVGPLTTVPAGPLVGSNWVLNACLYVTYNMVGLMVLLASLPNSRRGTAGAALGGLLLGILVFVLVQALGRLPKEILVTELPLLSLVKSRHPELQGAYALSLWLAMVTTAASNLYGLAERLGSSSRLPLPAAVPVLVLAVPMASFGFANLVGLIYPFFGYLGLLLLILVMGRRLLLFLRF; the protein is encoded by the coding sequence GTGGCGCTACTTATGGAGCTGGCAGTAGCCGGGGCTCTGATGGGTACGATGATTGGGGCCGGTTTTGCTTCCGGCCAGGAACTGGTACAATTTTTTCTCACCCTTGGCACCGGGGCTCCCGCGGCTGTGGTCCTTATGACCGGCTTATTGATGACTAGTTCATTTCTGGTGCGCCATCTGGCCCTCAAGTGGCGGACTGCTTCTTATCGTGATTTGATGATCATGCTGCTTGGTAACTGGTATCGGCCGGCAGACGTGGCCATCACCGCCTTCCTTTTCGGCGGGCTGGCCATTATGCTGGCCGGTGCCGGGGCTGTCGCCCGGCAATACTTTGGCTGGCCTCCCCTTGCCGGTATTTTAGCCTGCAGCGGTTTAGCCCTTTTAGGGAGCCTGGGCCGGGGCCGGGGTGTGTTGATCCTTAATTCTTTGCTGGTACCGGTAATGCTGGGGATCATAGTTTTGATAGTAGGCCTCAACTGGGCACCAACTGTTGGGCCTTTAACCACCGTCCCCGCTGGCCCTCTGGTCGGGAGCAACTGGGTCCTCAATGCCTGCCTCTATGTAACTTATAACATGGTGGGCCTTATGGTTTTGCTCGCTTCCCTGCCTAACTCCAGGAGGGGCACCGCCGGCGCGGCCCTGGGGGGGCTTTTGCTGGGAATACTGGTCTTCGTGCTGGTGCAGGCCCTGGGCCGGCTGCCCAAGGAAATCCTGGTAACTGAATTACCCCTTCTGAGCCTGGTGAAGAGCCGTCATCCCGAGTTACAGGGTGCCTATGCCCTGTCCCTATGGCTGGCGATGGTAACAACAGCCGCCAGCAATCTCTACGGCCTGGCAGAAAGGCTGGGTAGTTCATCCCGCCTGCCTTTGCCGGCTGCCGTACCGGTTCTTGTCCTGGCAGTGCCCATGGCAAGTTTTGGTTTTGCCAACCTGGTGGGCCTTATCTATCCTTTTTTTGGTTACCTGGGGTTACTATTGTTAATCCTGGTCATGGGGCGAAGGCTCCTGTTATTTTTGAGATTTTAG
- the yyaC gene encoding spore protease YyaC: MAPIPFISRSSNEKNLPPKLKYNYQDPLAVEKLSEALAEHLQWLNPDGSRPLVVVGIGTDRSTGDCLGPLVGSNLLHRANLPFAVYGTLDEPVHASNLAEKMTQIKTLYRDPLIIAVDACLGQSENVGAITLAPGALKPGAGVNKNLPAVGDIHFTGIVNVGGYMEYFVLQNTRLSIVMGMARQIAAAIYQGISLVYQYRNQAVAQGLQ, from the coding sequence ATGGCACCAATTCCCTTTATCTCGCGTTCCTCAAACGAAAAAAACCTGCCACCAAAGTTAAAATACAACTACCAGGACCCCCTGGCAGTAGAAAAGCTGAGCGAAGCCCTGGCCGAACACCTCCAGTGGCTCAACCCCGATGGTAGTCGCCCTCTGGTAGTGGTCGGTATAGGTACCGACCGTTCAACCGGAGACTGCTTGGGCCCCCTGGTCGGCAGTAATTTATTACACCGGGCTAATTTACCTTTTGCTGTTTACGGGACCCTGGATGAACCAGTTCATGCCAGCAACCTGGCTGAAAAAATGACCCAGATCAAGACCCTCTACCGGGACCCCCTGATCATTGCCGTCGATGCTTGCCTGGGGCAATCGGAAAATGTCGGCGCCATTACCCTGGCCCCCGGGGCTTTAAAACCTGGTGCCGGTGTTAATAAAAATCTCCCAGCGGTGGGAGATATTCATTTTACGGGAATAGTCAATGTAGGAGGGTATATGGAGTATTTTGTCCTCCAGAATACTCGCTTGAGCATTGTCATGGGCATGGCCAGGCAAATCGCTGCCGCCATTTATCAGGGAATAAGCCTGGTCTATCAGTACCGCAACCAGGCCGTTGCCCAGGGGTTACAATAG
- a CDS encoding phosphoribosyltransferase, giving the protein MLFKDRRDAGQQLAGALQGYLGQGALILAVPRGGVLVAVPVVKALDAEMDLIIPRKVGLPANPEVAAAAVAPDGTVLYNDKVLEACHLTPADLQAAVDRELAEIKRRLTLYRGNRPLPVMRGRLVIIVDDGIATGLTIKAALKSVRKYKPRRLVLAVPVAPPDTLTVLRPMVEDLVCLAAPEPFYAVGQFYRDFRQVSDAEVKACLEGC; this is encoded by the coding sequence ATGCTTTTTAAAGATCGCCGGGATGCCGGCCAGCAGTTAGCTGGCGCCCTGCAGGGTTACCTGGGCCAGGGGGCCTTGATCCTAGCTGTTCCCAGGGGCGGTGTGCTGGTAGCCGTACCAGTAGTTAAAGCCCTGGACGCGGAAATGGATTTAATTATCCCCCGCAAGGTTGGCCTGCCGGCCAACCCTGAGGTGGCTGCGGCAGCCGTGGCCCCGGACGGGACGGTTCTCTATAACGATAAAGTCCTTGAGGCCTGTCATCTGACACCAGCCGACCTGCAGGCAGCCGTTGACCGCGAACTAGCAGAAATTAAACGCCGGCTGACCCTTTACAGGGGAAACCGGCCTCTTCCGGTCATGAGGGGGCGCCTTGTTATAATTGTTGACGATGGAATAGCTACCGGGTTAACAATAAAGGCGGCCCTCAAGTCCGTACGCAAGTATAAACCCCGTCGCCTGGTTCTGGCCGTTCCCGTGGCGCCGCCGGATACCCTGACAGTCCTCAGGCCCATGGTTGAAGACCTGGTTTGCCTGGCCGCCCCGGAGCCCTTTTACGCCGTGGGCCAGTTTTATAGGGACTTTCGCCAGGTATCTGATGCCGAAGTAAAGGCCTGCCTGGAGGGATGTTGA
- a CDS encoding DUF4446 family protein, with product MASLNTFLSPYYAPILAGLLAFQVVLILWLLHNHGEIRRLNGRIRRLAETGEGQDLAEVLERFHDLGEVRKVLDQLQERVADLRVGFEGCLSRMGLVRFNAFPDTGSDLSFALALLTHEGNGFILTSLYARDETRIFIKPVQDGRSRYRLSEEEEKALAMALGLLTPEKAAS from the coding sequence TTGGCATCATTAAATACTTTCCTGTCGCCCTATTATGCGCCCATCCTGGCAGGGCTGCTTGCCTTCCAGGTCGTATTGATTCTCTGGCTTTTGCATAACCATGGCGAAATACGTCGCTTGAACGGGCGTATCCGCAGGCTGGCAGAAACCGGCGAAGGCCAGGACCTGGCCGAAGTGCTGGAGCGTTTTCACGACCTGGGAGAAGTCCGGAAGGTCCTGGACCAACTGCAGGAAAGGGTGGCCGACCTCCGGGTAGGCTTTGAAGGTTGTCTCAGCCGTATGGGCCTGGTTCGCTTTAATGCCTTCCCGGATACAGGCAGTGACCTGAGTTTCGCTCTGGCCCTCCTGACCCATGAAGGGAACGGCTTTATCCTTACCAGCCTCTACGCCAGGGATGAAACCCGTATCTTCATTAAACCGGTCCAGGATGGTCGCTCCCGGTATCGCCTGAGCGAAGAGGAAGAGAAAGCCCTGGCCATGGCCCTGGGCCTGCTGACGCCGGAAAAGGCTGCCAGTTAG
- the larE gene encoding ATP-dependent sacrificial sulfur transferase LarE: MLPADLTAKLEQLKKNLTELESILVAYSGGVDSSLLLKVASTTPVKVLAVTAASSTYPQAEIEAATRLARELGVQHMVINTNEMDNPEFCANPPERCYHCKKELFATLQELAREHGLKAIVDGANADDRSDFRPGSQAAREYGVKSPLQEAGLTKDDIRQLARHLGLPNWDKPSMACLSSRIPYGQAITAEKLKQVAAAEDYLRQFGIKEIRVRHHGTIARIEVNPSAFALLIDSKVRANLVNYFHTLGFTYITMDLEGFRSGSMNAVLNK; this comes from the coding sequence ATGCTACCCGCTGATTTAACCGCCAAACTGGAACAGTTAAAAAAGAATCTCACGGAATTAGAGAGCATCCTGGTGGCTTATTCAGGTGGCGTGGACAGCAGCCTGCTCCTCAAGGTTGCCAGCACAACGCCGGTAAAAGTCCTGGCTGTAACCGCCGCCTCATCAACTTACCCCCAAGCTGAAATCGAAGCTGCAACCCGGCTGGCCCGGGAATTGGGAGTACAACATATGGTAATAAATACCAATGAAATGGACAACCCGGAATTCTGTGCCAATCCGCCGGAGCGCTGCTATCATTGTAAGAAGGAGTTGTTTGCCACCCTGCAGGAGCTGGCCCGTGAGCATGGGCTGAAAGCCATTGTTGACGGGGCCAACGCCGACGATCGCAGCGACTTCCGTCCCGGCAGCCAAGCCGCCCGGGAATACGGAGTCAAAAGCCCCCTGCAGGAAGCAGGCCTGACCAAGGACGACATCCGGCAGCTGGCTCGGCATCTGGGCCTGCCAAACTGGGACAAGCCATCCATGGCCTGCCTTTCCTCCCGCATTCCCTATGGCCAGGCTATTACCGCGGAGAAACTCAAACAGGTCGCCGCTGCCGAAGACTACCTCCGTCAGTTCGGAATAAAGGAGATCCGGGTGCGCCACCACGGGACCATAGCCAGGATTGAGGTTAATCCTTCCGCCTTTGCCCTCCTTATTGACAGCAAGGTAAGGGCAAACCTGGTCAACTACTTTCACACGCTCGGGTTTACCTATATCACCATGGATCTGGAAGG